The Saccharopolyspora gloriosae genome window below encodes:
- a CDS encoding transcriptional regulator — protein sequence MDLTSGWTGETACALQAALRLSNEGFAEHLGIGVRTVAGWHQKPDLRPKSEMQQLLDTALEQASAQAKDRFAALTANSTEQDVRNELSGSVSGLVFQVGQHVGDTHVHQHFSSDTGSAERVSAVTEAERRLSADPNIGAALDWVDNRAGWEPGTARRKTAARLAELDASSLQDRGKRRGRVNQRDIAHALAEYYRDRPDTHGLYSARYGDHESATSILTSSDWLDLNAPLIASHDRLRASTAADAELSLDEEAASRAIDRLAETLTLGIRMVDMPLYRLLGVDFEGGRVGGSLGMTRFVEYALTMDLLEAELVDALTSGQVPEPGALSLRDRHLPDVASVLDMSGRLCSGGTLALCAFARPASPLRGEADYLLLVQERSGHVVNASRRLAVTPKGFHQPLTDVRADAQVGATLRREMEEELFGRDEIDNTVGDQRKADPMHPSRLSEPMRWLLDEPGRLRTECTGFGLNLVSGNFEFAGLIVVEDEEFWNRFGGQIEANWETANLRQYSSLDGEALADLVRDVAWSNEGLFALLQGLRRLANLGGERVDLPEIGWELR from the coding sequence ATGGACCTGACCAGCGGCTGGACGGGCGAGACCGCGTGCGCATTACAAGCGGCGTTAAGGCTCAGCAATGAGGGATTCGCCGAGCACCTCGGAATCGGTGTGCGCACCGTGGCCGGGTGGCATCAGAAACCGGACCTACGTCCGAAATCCGAGATGCAACAGCTCCTCGACACCGCGTTGGAGCAGGCTTCGGCTCAGGCGAAGGACCGCTTCGCCGCGCTCACCGCAAACTCGACGGAACAGGATGTCCGCAACGAACTGTCAGGCAGCGTCTCTGGCTTGGTCTTTCAGGTAGGGCAGCACGTCGGCGACACCCATGTGCACCAGCACTTCTCCTCGGATACGGGCTCGGCGGAGCGGGTCTCTGCGGTCACCGAAGCTGAGCGCCGGTTAAGCGCAGACCCGAACATCGGTGCGGCGCTGGACTGGGTCGACAACAGGGCTGGATGGGAACCTGGCACCGCGCGCAGGAAGACTGCGGCACGGTTAGCGGAGCTCGACGCGAGCTCTTTACAGGACCGAGGAAAACGCCGCGGGCGAGTGAATCAGCGCGACATCGCGCACGCACTTGCCGAGTACTACCGGGACCGTCCGGACACTCACGGGCTCTACAGCGCGCGGTACGGCGACCACGAGTCGGCGACGAGCATCCTCACCAGCTCGGATTGGCTCGATCTGAACGCGCCTCTCATCGCATCGCATGACCGGCTTCGAGCTTCGACTGCGGCTGACGCCGAACTGTCGTTGGACGAGGAAGCCGCCTCGCGTGCCATCGATCGGCTGGCGGAGACGCTGACGCTCGGAATCCGCATGGTCGACATGCCGCTATACCGGCTGCTTGGCGTCGACTTCGAAGGTGGGCGGGTCGGCGGGTCACTCGGGATGACGCGGTTCGTCGAGTACGCGCTGACGATGGATCTACTCGAAGCCGAGCTGGTCGACGCGCTCACCTCGGGCCAAGTGCCGGAACCGGGGGCGCTCTCGCTACGGGACCGCCACCTGCCCGACGTGGCATCGGTGTTGGACATGTCCGGGCGGCTCTGTTCCGGCGGCACGCTGGCCTTGTGCGCCTTCGCGCGCCCGGCGAGCCCACTCCGCGGTGAAGCCGACTACCTGTTGCTCGTTCAGGAGCGTTCGGGCCACGTCGTGAACGCCTCCCGACGCCTGGCCGTCACGCCGAAGGGCTTCCACCAACCGTTGACCGACGTGCGCGCCGATGCGCAGGTCGGCGCGACGCTGCGGCGCGAGATGGAAGAGGAGCTGTTCGGCCGCGACGAGATCGACAACACCGTGGGCGACCAACGCAAGGCCGACCCGATGCACCCGAGTCGTCTCTCCGAGCCGATGCGCTGGCTGCTCGATGAGCCCGGCCGACTGCGGACGGAGTGCACCGGTTTCGGCCTGAACCTGGTCAGCGGGAACTTCGAGTTCGCCGGGCTGATCGTCGTCGAAGACGAGGAGTTCTGGAACCGCTTCGGCGGGCAGATCGAAGCCAACTGGGAGACGGCGAACCTACGGCAGTACTCCAGCCTCGACGGCGAAGCGCTGGCCGACCTGGTGCGCGATGTAGCGTGGAGCAACGAAGGATTGTTCGCGCTGCTGCAAGGACTTCGGCGGCTCGCGAACCTTGGCGGCGAGCGGGTGGACCTGCCGGAAATCGGATGGGAGCTTCGGTAG
- a CDS encoding signal peptidase I, producing the protein MGDNWYSGNAAEDGKETRGWLLGHFRPEEDVRHSTDAEVKWGIHEPGEARTEWASDADRTTMLLLVQGRFRLDLAETSITLENQGDYAVWGPGHEHKWEALTDAVVITFRWPTS; encoded by the coding sequence GTGGGCGACAACTGGTACAGCGGGAACGCCGCCGAAGACGGCAAGGAAACCCGCGGCTGGCTGCTCGGCCACTTCAGGCCCGAAGAGGACGTGCGTCACTCGACTGACGCCGAAGTGAAGTGGGGCATCCACGAGCCCGGCGAGGCGCGTACGGAGTGGGCATCTGACGCCGACCGCACGACGATGCTGCTTCTCGTCCAGGGGCGGTTCCGACTCGATCTCGCCGAAACCAGCATCACGCTGGAGAACCAGGGCGACTACGCGGTTTGGGGACCGGGCCACGAACACAAGTGGGAAGCGCTGACTGACGCGGTCGTGATCACCTTCCGCTGGCCGACGTCGTGA
- a CDS encoding WXG100 family type VII secretion target: MGLDTKVEGDPESLTATCDWLREQAEGSSSTADQVHSVRGESEAGWGESAGEAFRNLMTQFGRMTDDVTGALNDTCGALETHSDDLRTVRTKMQQARDVAAAGGLEIKGYEIQEPGPAPANPTPLPTDKPATPQQKQDHSAAVQAQGAFEKKAQAYAQASQIVKDARKTESDSQHVLIRFLSGTLDPAKLSLTLADMSTGMAGAIAVRTTKFREFAESAISKAERAAHLTSSQNLSLANRTQAARIQITNDLAAKDAMDNATASRAARVIDRFPPKIQAGIRVLDRKLVPNPPKSGSPVLKGAGKIASKLPWIGLGITAGGVGYDIGQGKDPTQAVVSGGSSFVSGAVVGAAIGGPVGVVVGGVVGIGVGFVVDEIWPD; the protein is encoded by the coding sequence GTGGGGCTGGATACCAAGGTCGAGGGCGATCCGGAAAGCCTGACGGCCACGTGCGATTGGCTGCGTGAGCAAGCCGAAGGAAGTTCCTCGACCGCAGACCAGGTGCACTCGGTTCGCGGTGAGTCCGAAGCCGGGTGGGGCGAGTCCGCCGGTGAAGCGTTCCGCAACCTCATGACCCAGTTCGGGCGCATGACCGACGACGTCACCGGTGCTCTGAACGACACGTGTGGAGCGCTGGAGACGCACAGCGACGACTTACGGACCGTCCGAACCAAGATGCAGCAGGCTCGCGACGTAGCCGCAGCAGGCGGTCTGGAGATCAAGGGCTACGAGATCCAGGAACCGGGGCCTGCTCCTGCGAATCCGACTCCGCTGCCCACGGACAAGCCAGCAACCCCGCAGCAGAAGCAAGACCACAGCGCAGCGGTCCAAGCTCAGGGAGCTTTTGAGAAGAAGGCGCAGGCTTACGCTCAGGCTTCGCAGATCGTGAAGGATGCCCGCAAAACGGAATCCGACTCCCAGCACGTCCTGATCCGCTTCCTGTCCGGAACCCTGGACCCTGCGAAGCTCTCGCTGACCTTGGCCGACATGTCAACGGGTATGGCTGGCGCGATCGCGGTCCGCACCACCAAGTTCCGCGAGTTCGCCGAATCTGCCATCAGCAAAGCCGAACGAGCCGCCCACCTCACCTCCAGCCAGAACCTCAGCCTGGCCAACCGGACCCAAGCCGCGCGCATCCAGATCACGAACGACCTCGCAGCCAAGGACGCGATGGATAACGCGACGGCATCACGTGCAGCCCGTGTCATCGACCGGTTCCCGCCGAAGATCCAAGCGGGCATCCGCGTTCTGGACAGAAAACTGGTACCGAATCCGCCCAAGTCAGGAAGTCCCGTACTCAAGGGCGCAGGTAAGATCGCATCCAAGCTGCCGTGGATCGGACTCGGGATCACAGCAGGCGGCGTCGGCTATGATATCGGTCAAGGTAAGGACCCGACACAAGCCGTTGTCAGCGGGGGCTCCTCGTTCGTATCCGGAGCTGTCGTCGGAGCTGCAATCGGTGGACCGGTCGGCGTCGTCGTCGGCGGCGTAGTGGGAATCGGCGTCGGCTTCGTGGTCGACGAGATCTGGCCAGACTGA
- a CDS encoding DUF6338 family protein has translation MKTVPSSLLQVAFIVLIVLPGVTYQFLRERWRGPVPAEQNFGQRVLRAITASLVLDAFYVIIAGPQLLFLVRGNLPTGFDGLTQNIRTVGVTAMLLFTVIPAIAAGAVSWWERRRLGATFRGVPTAWDHTFRDRGPCFVRARLANGSWIGGWYGTRSYATSYPHAGEIFLQSAWQMDQNGRFMRKTNDSAGVFFRIDDIEILELLDPPSHPDMHKETDCEQEAAANA, from the coding sequence GTGAAGACGGTTCCCTCAAGCTTATTGCAAGTGGCGTTCATCGTCCTGATCGTACTACCCGGGGTGACTTACCAGTTCCTCCGGGAACGCTGGCGAGGACCAGTTCCAGCCGAGCAAAATTTCGGGCAGCGTGTACTGCGAGCAATTACTGCATCACTGGTGCTGGATGCCTTTTACGTCATTATCGCTGGGCCGCAGCTGTTATTCCTGGTACGCGGCAACCTACCTACCGGGTTCGATGGATTGACGCAGAATATTCGGACAGTGGGCGTGACCGCTATGTTATTATTCACCGTCATTCCTGCCATTGCCGCCGGTGCCGTGTCGTGGTGGGAACGACGACGACTGGGCGCCACCTTCCGGGGGGTTCCAACCGCCTGGGACCATACTTTTCGAGACCGAGGGCCGTGCTTCGTTCGTGCCCGACTAGCGAATGGATCATGGATTGGCGGCTGGTACGGAACGCGTTCGTACGCTACATCGTACCCACACGCGGGTGAAATTTTCCTCCAATCAGCTTGGCAAATGGATCAAAATGGTAGGTTTATGCGCAAAACTAACGACAGCGCTGGGGTGTTCTTTCGGATAGACGACATCGAAATTCTCGAACTACTCGATCCCCCCTCGCATCCCGATATGCACAAGGAGACGGATTGTGAACAAGAAGCGGCAGCTAACGCCTGA
- a CDS encoding CHAT domain-containing protein, whose amino-acid sequence MTVWKRLVRATPIDHPSHAVFQTSLGIALEVHFKNGGQLRDLDEAVRAHRIAAHLIPANQPNRWKVITNLANQLHSRSVHTGSPEDLNEAIRRGWESIATISDESKHLAGPLINVSNALQTRFERTGSADDLDTAIEAARRAVEVTPAACPEEALAHACLGGALITRFGRTNTRKDLDESVNAFEVTLKATPADHPSLAGRLSNHGSALLTRFSRVNDDADLRRAIDDLRSAVAVTLAGHPSRGGYLIKLAAALDEYGKLTGQPPALDEAVRIAREAIDTTPENHPSRGGHLIGLGNALHVRYDFLGDPADLDAAIRIYEDAANDTGLSPSVRIEAAHEAARHLVESEPHEAAVLMENAVHQLPELASRHMRRVDQQRALDRLPVLTSDAAALVLAHASGTSHNRAVRALQVLESGRGVLLSQAMEVRDDLTELRHRHPELAARFVDLRNRLDQGVDDISSFVHLIAQRKSGIDPQSRYQLVTEFNKVLAQIRAKNGFTSFGLPPSLDEILSAATEGPVVMFNVSRHRSDAILITAAGVTSTPLPGLEIRALIRAFESFHQAVHTSMHDSIDAVYDAQTTLTQTLEWLWDVAAEPVLEALGFHDQPLPGEPWPRVWWAPGGVLGLLPIHAAGYHDDPAGKSDRRTVLDRVVSSYTPTIRTLHHARGRALATTTSHHALIVAMPTTPGQMPLAHVRAEATRLANRLPNSVTLIEPETEICKEGDQGSRPTRERVLSHLPASPIAHFACHAITDPRDPSESRLLLHDHNTAPLTVASLGPLNLDQAHLAYLSACSTSVVHTPGLVDEAIHLTSAFQVAGYSHVVGTLWEIHDQVAEEVADTFYSKLINDHYGLDAKRAAYALHHTVRAVRDRLPNTPFLWAAYLHAGA is encoded by the coding sequence GTGACCGTGTGGAAACGCCTGGTGCGTGCCACGCCCATCGATCACCCGTCCCATGCGGTCTTCCAGACCAGCCTTGGAATCGCTTTGGAGGTTCACTTCAAGAATGGCGGTCAGCTGCGTGACCTTGACGAGGCGGTCAGGGCCCACCGGATCGCCGCGCACCTGATCCCTGCCAATCAACCCAACCGGTGGAAGGTAATAACTAACCTGGCCAACCAGCTGCATTCCCGCTCCGTACACACTGGCTCACCGGAGGATTTGAACGAGGCGATCCGGCGCGGTTGGGAAAGTATCGCCACCATATCCGACGAGTCAAAGCACCTGGCTGGGCCACTAATCAACGTTAGTAACGCACTACAGACGAGGTTTGAGCGCACTGGCTCCGCCGACGACCTTGACACGGCTATCGAAGCGGCACGGCGCGCGGTGGAGGTTACTCCCGCCGCCTGCCCTGAGGAGGCACTTGCGCACGCCTGTCTCGGGGGTGCGCTTATAACGCGGTTTGGACGTACCAATACAAGGAAAGATCTTGACGAGAGCGTCAACGCGTTCGAAGTGACGCTCAAAGCCACACCAGCCGATCATCCGAGTCTGGCTGGGCGCTTGTCTAATCATGGATCCGCACTGCTCACCCGGTTTAGCCGTGTCAACGATGACGCTGATCTACGTAGAGCGATCGATGACCTACGTAGTGCAGTGGCAGTCACCCTCGCAGGCCATCCTAGTCGTGGGGGGTACCTGATAAAATTGGCAGCAGCATTGGATGAATACGGCAAGCTGACGGGCCAACCGCCTGCGCTGGATGAGGCTGTCCGGATCGCCCGCGAAGCTATCGATACCACCCCCGAAAATCATCCGAGTCGGGGTGGACACTTGATTGGCCTCGGAAACGCATTGCATGTCCGATACGACTTCCTGGGGGATCCAGCGGACTTGGATGCCGCCATACGGATATATGAGGACGCGGCTAACGATACTGGCTTGTCGCCTTCGGTACGCATCGAAGCAGCACATGAGGCCGCCAGGCATCTGGTGGAGTCTGAACCTCATGAGGCAGCGGTGCTGATGGAGAACGCTGTCCATCAGCTGCCGGAGTTAGCTTCGCGCCATATGAGGCGTGTCGACCAACAACGTGCACTTGACCGGCTTCCCGTTCTCACTAGCGATGCTGCCGCCCTTGTTCTCGCCCATGCATCCGGAACCTCACACAACCGCGCTGTTCGAGCTCTACAAGTGCTTGAGTCCGGGCGCGGCGTACTTCTTAGCCAGGCGATGGAGGTTCGGGATGACCTCACCGAGTTGCGTCATCGGCACCCAGAGCTGGCAGCAAGGTTCGTCGATCTGCGCAACCGACTCGATCAAGGCGTTGACGATATATCCTCTTTCGTCCATTTGATTGCGCAGCGCAAGTCGGGAATCGACCCGCAGAGCCGGTATCAACTTGTCACCGAATTCAATAAGGTTCTCGCGCAGATTAGAGCAAAGAACGGATTCACATCATTTGGCCTTCCACCAAGCTTGGACGAAATCCTCTCTGCAGCGACGGAGGGCCCGGTCGTGATGTTCAATGTCAGCCGACACCGCAGCGACGCTATACTGATCACAGCAGCTGGAGTTACCTCAACGCCCCTTCCTGGACTGGAAATCCGCGCTCTAATCCGCGCATTCGAATCCTTTCACCAAGCCGTGCATACCTCCATGCACGACAGCATAGACGCCGTGTACGACGCCCAGACGACTCTGACACAGACCCTGGAATGGCTTTGGGATGTGGCTGCCGAACCGGTCTTGGAAGCACTCGGGTTCCACGATCAACCCTTACCCGGAGAGCCATGGCCGCGGGTGTGGTGGGCGCCGGGCGGCGTCCTCGGACTGCTACCCATCCATGCCGCCGGCTACCACGACGATCCCGCCGGAAAATCAGACCGGCGCACCGTCTTGGATCGTGTCGTTTCCTCCTACACGCCAACCATTCGCACCCTGCATCACGCCCGCGGGCGGGCGTTGGCAACAACTACTTCACACCATGCATTGATCGTCGCGATGCCCACCACGCCTGGACAGATGCCGCTAGCCCATGTACGAGCAGAAGCCACACGGCTGGCGAATCGCCTACCCAACTCGGTCACACTTATCGAGCCCGAAACCGAGATATGCAAGGAAGGCGATCAGGGGTCGCGCCCGACTCGGGAGCGTGTTCTTAGCCATCTCCCCGCGTCTCCCATCGCACATTTTGCTTGCCACGCCATCACTGATCCTCGTGACCCGTCCGAGAGCCGACTGCTGCTTCACGACCACAACACCGCGCCACTAACTGTGGCCAGTCTCGGCCCCCTCAATCTCGACCAAGCCCACCTTGCCTATCTGTCAGCATGCAGTACATCAGTCGTGCACACGCCCGGGTTGGTCGACGAAGCCATCCACCTCACCTCCGCGTTTCAGGTGGCCGGATATTCACACGTGGTTGGCACGCTCTGGGAAATCCACGATCAAGTCGCTGAAGAAGTGGCTGACACCTTCTACAGTAAGCTAATTAATGATCACTACGGCCTTGACGCGAAACGCGCCGCGTATGCCCTCCACCACACAGTCCGCGCGGTACGAGACCGACTGCCCAATACCCCGTTTCTGTGGGCTGCCTACCTCCATGCGGGGGCCTAG
- a CDS encoding transcriptional regulator: MWSYRTVLEQRIRERRLTLDEFAEYAEAYAREHGEVGTLGVRHLQRLVAGRGARGKPLGRVRPATARLLERIFGDSVETLLSEPDPQSVPSGVPSAGPRSDDRSSASRTQVEPSTAAVSEASTIGTEVTGDLPSAFAWLDQHAGWTAGTAKRKVRSRLSRLSAGDLLDRNARRCRVGRTAVAEALAEYYGQTVTNGYSIHRVRVDDREIGTSLLARPDWTSLGIPLTPKHDMLALADQAPGSSTSPIDSRRAIHRLAEATALGVRMTNAPLYRLHGVDLTGDAVNGSFGLAPFAEYALTSDLLEGELLDAISDGQPIRRGELPIRGEYLPGLSEVLDLRARKCVGGVLALCAVARPADPYRGPADFALLVQERSGNVLNATGQLAVIPKGFHQPLKEARAEARIGSTLLRELEEELFGRAEVDGTAGEPRVAAPMHRSRLSDPMRWLLDEPGRLRRECTGFGFNLVSGNYEFASLVVIDDEEFWRRYGGDIEANWEASGLRLYSTLDRELWNQLIADEAWSNEGLFALLQGIRRLGESNDPRLDLPTVDAEFTTSASGR; the protein is encoded by the coding sequence GTGTGGAGCTACCGGACGGTGCTCGAACAGCGGATACGTGAGCGGCGGCTGACGTTGGATGAGTTCGCCGAGTACGCCGAGGCGTACGCGCGCGAGCACGGCGAGGTGGGCACGCTCGGGGTCCGGCACTTGCAGCGACTTGTCGCCGGGCGTGGGGCTCGTGGGAAGCCGCTGGGCCGGGTGCGGCCAGCGACGGCACGCCTGTTGGAACGGATCTTCGGCGACAGCGTTGAGACGCTGCTCAGCGAGCCCGATCCACAGTCGGTTCCTTCGGGCGTTCCTTCAGCGGGACCCCGTAGCGACGACCGATCGAGCGCTTCTCGAACGCAAGTGGAGCCGAGCACGGCGGCGGTCAGTGAGGCGTCCACGATCGGGACAGAGGTAACCGGCGACTTGCCTTCTGCCTTCGCCTGGCTCGATCAGCACGCCGGGTGGACTGCCGGGACCGCCAAGCGAAAGGTTCGGTCCCGCCTGTCCCGACTGAGCGCGGGCGACCTGCTCGACCGGAACGCTCGTCGCTGTCGGGTTGGACGGACGGCAGTCGCCGAAGCGCTCGCCGAGTACTACGGGCAGACCGTCACCAACGGATACTCGATCCACCGCGTGCGCGTCGACGACCGAGAGATCGGCACCAGCCTTCTCGCACGACCAGACTGGACCAGCCTCGGAATCCCGCTCACACCGAAACACGACATGTTGGCGCTAGCTGATCAGGCGCCCGGATCATCGACGAGTCCCATCGACAGCCGGAGGGCGATTCACCGCCTTGCCGAAGCCACGGCGCTCGGCGTGCGAATGACCAACGCACCGCTCTACAGACTCCACGGTGTCGACCTCACCGGCGACGCGGTGAACGGCTCGTTCGGCCTCGCGCCCTTCGCTGAGTACGCGCTTACCTCGGATCTCCTCGAAGGCGAACTGCTCGACGCGATCAGCGACGGGCAGCCGATTCGGCGCGGTGAGTTACCGATCCGGGGCGAATACCTGCCGGGCCTGTCCGAAGTGCTCGATCTTCGCGCGAGGAAGTGCGTTGGCGGAGTTCTGGCGCTCTGTGCGGTCGCGCGACCAGCCGACCCGTACCGAGGTCCAGCGGACTTCGCGCTTCTCGTTCAGGAGCGCTCGGGGAACGTGCTGAACGCGACCGGACAGCTAGCCGTGATCCCGAAGGGGTTCCACCAGCCGTTGAAGGAAGCTCGCGCGGAAGCGCGGATCGGTTCGACGCTACTTCGAGAGCTCGAAGAGGAGCTGTTCGGCCGGGCCGAGGTCGATGGCACTGCTGGAGAGCCGCGCGTGGCCGCTCCGATGCACCGGAGTCGGCTCTCGGACCCGATGCGCTGGCTGCTCGACGAGCCCGGCCGACTGCGTCGGGAGTGCACCGGGTTCGGGTTCAACTTGGTGAGCGGGAACTACGAGTTCGCGAGTCTCGTCGTCATCGACGATGAGGAGTTCTGGAGGCGGTACGGCGGCGACATCGAGGCGAACTGGGAGGCGTCCGGGCTGCGGCTCTACTCCACACTGGACCGCGAGCTGTGGAACCAACTGATCGCTGACGAAGCGTGGAGCAACGAAGGTCTTTTCGCGCTGCTTCAGGGAATTCGCAGGCTCGGCGAGAGCAATGATCCGCGCCTGGATCTGCCCACAGTGGACGCCGAGTTCACGACGTCGGCCAGCGGAAGGTGA
- a CDS encoding SAV_915 family protein has translation MRVHEDAAPSVIGAEHMATLDGDDDVPETAYVPAARVTKRDAEVTLELRQTASGDRALLAFTSLKELVEGCGDGQAWVAVRGWQVEGLREKSGADVILWDAALPIEERQARFQEGNR, from the coding sequence ATGCGAGTGCATGAGGACGCTGCGCCATCGGTGATCGGAGCCGAGCACATGGCGACGCTCGATGGTGACGACGATGTACCGGAGACTGCCTATGTCCCGGCCGCGCGAGTGACCAAGCGGGACGCTGAAGTGACCTTGGAACTACGGCAGACCGCTTCGGGAGACCGCGCGCTGCTGGCGTTCACGTCACTCAAAGAGTTGGTCGAAGGATGCGGTGACGGACAGGCGTGGGTCGCGGTCCGCGGCTGGCAGGTAGAGGGCTTGCGGGAGAAGTCCGGGGCCGATGTGATCCTGTGGGATGCGGCGCTACCGATCGAGGAGCGCCAGGCGAGGTTCCAGGAGGGCAACCGGTGA
- a CDS encoding AbrB/MazE/SpoVT family DNA-binding domain-containing protein encodes MAEANVPAVVPRQWTGSDHAGPVSAQLLPVPDLAAVHSGPSTVYRIAAVDERGRIAERAVVQALEWGPGQRVRFDLLSATALVLRPEPTGLFGLTRRGHIPLPVPVRRWCRVQAGDRVLLAASAQRGLLAIYTMAALESMINEFPLPNDGGERS; translated from the coding sequence GTGGCTGAAGCGAACGTGCCCGCAGTCGTGCCGCGGCAGTGGACTGGTAGCGATCATGCCGGGCCGGTGTCAGCCCAGCTTCTGCCCGTGCCTGATCTGGCTGCGGTGCACAGCGGTCCGAGCACTGTGTACCGGATCGCCGCGGTCGACGAGCGAGGGCGCATCGCCGAGCGTGCAGTGGTCCAGGCATTGGAGTGGGGCCCTGGCCAACGAGTGCGGTTCGATCTGCTCTCGGCCACGGCGCTGGTGCTCCGGCCGGAACCGACCGGGTTGTTCGGCCTCACCCGACGAGGCCACATTCCACTGCCTGTCCCAGTGCGGCGGTGGTGCCGCGTGCAGGCAGGCGATCGGGTGCTGCTGGCCGCCAGCGCGCAACGCGGCCTGCTGGCCATCTACACCATGGCCGCCCTGGAATCCATGATCAACGAGTTCCCCCTCCCGAATGACGGGGGTGAGCGGTCGTGA